A window of Hordeum vulgare subsp. vulgare chromosome 5H, MorexV3_pseudomolecules_assembly, whole genome shotgun sequence genomic DNA:
CAAcacaaaagagagaaaaagaaaggggAAGATGGGCCGAGCCCAACTAGCCCTGCCCTTCGGGCGCCAGTTTGCAAGCGGACGCTTAAAGGTTAAATAGGAAATGCCTAAAATGTACAAGAATAGGTCGGTTTCGTCCTTGTGTTTGGTATATGTTTAGTGTTTGGTTTCACAGATGGGGTGTAGTGGATTTGTTCGTCTGTCCACTTGTCTGTTGTGATTATGTAGAATATATTGAATTTTGAACTGGGTTTCAGCCAACCAAAAACCACTGAATTCATTAGCACACATATATGGTCGAGGATTATGATGAATTAAACGAGAGCAATGTACACTGAATTTGAGTTCAGTCAACCAAATACAACTGATTTCAGTCAAATGGCTGATCTCAACAGAGCCCTTAGACCCAATCCCCGGCGAGCGCTGCACAAGGCCGCACAGCTGCGCGTACTATAGATTGACGTCGCCACCCATCGCCATCCATGGCGGCCGTCTCGTGATGCACGAGGTTGTGCAGCAGCTGCGCGTACACTTTGACATGGATCTATGTCGTCAATCGCATCCATCCGTCACTGCCCGCCATCGCTCCCATGCATCtgtcgccgcccgccgtcgctcgCATCCATCCGCCGTCTCTCGATGCACATCGTCGCTCTCAACCGTCCATCCGCCATCTCTCGATGCCCATTGTCGCTCTCAACCGTCCAACGCCGCCTGTTGCTACCTACCTATCGTCGCTCGCGTCCAGAGAGGGAGTTGTGGGGTTGCGGTTCCATGTAGTCCGTTTGATTTGAAGGTATGAACGTGTTCCGCATTTGGGAGGAATATTTGGTCTCTGGGAACCAATCGATTATCATTCCAGCCCAAACCAAGCGCTAAAACGGGTCTAGAAACAGATCGGACCCGTGATATTCTGGTTGATGACttaaaccaaacacacccttagtaaATTACTGATACCGTTAAAAAGAAGTAACGCTAATGATTTTCCTGTATGACGGTTAGAGAACTTTCCAACTCCAGCTACGGCTTGCACAATGCTTTAAATATTTATAAGCAAGAGTTCTCGAGATTTTAACAGACCCCAAGAGTTTTTGAGGCCAGTTTGTGTTTGGTTCGGCAACGAAGTGGAATGAAATATCAGGAGCTCCTATACGGCGTTGTAAGCGTCAGTTGGCTATTTCGGCGACCGAGAAACATtcttcaaaagaagagaaaaaaatgatAATCATTCTACATATACAGAAATAGTGGGATTCGAACTCAAGATGTCACCATCAACAACTTGTGGCCAAAACCACCAAACCGAGCTATGGTACTCGTGCACTAAGTGAAAAAAATCCTATTTAAGCCGTTCTTTTAGTACTACACGCAAAAAATTACATATCCATATTAATTATCTCAAAAGAAATTCACAAAAAATATAGACCACGAATTTTGAAAATAAAACTTCAGAATTGTTGGAtttttttcatcaaatttgcaaAAAAGATCGTCAACTTACGAAAAAGTTCATCGGAAAGTAAACAGTTCATCGATTTGAAGAAAACAAATcatctatttttttttaaaacatcgaatttgaaaaaaaatacccaccaaatttggaaaaagttcaccgaATTTGAAACAACTTCatcgattttcaaaaaaaattcgttGATCCTGAAAAAATCAtcgatttttgaaaaaaatcacaAGTTTGAAGAAAAAGCTCAAATATTTagcaaaaagaaaatgaaaggaaAAAAACCAACAAAACCGTTTAAAAAATCGCGAACTAAAAGAGGATGAAAGGAACTTATTTTGCACAATCAGTTGAGTAGGTCTATTGGATAGTTTGCTTGTCTCTGAACCGTTAGGTCGCCTGAAGTTAAAGAGAGTTGTCTCAAAAAAAAACacagaaaagagagaaaaggaaagggGAAGATGGGATATAATGGACTTGTCTGCTTGTGACTATGTAAAATATATTGAATTTTAAACTGGGTTTCAGTCAATCAAAACCACTGAATTCATTAGCACACACATATGACCGGGGATTACGATGAATTAAACAAGAGCAGTGCACACACTGAATTTGAGTCCAGTCAACCAAATACAACTGATTTCAGTCAAATGGTTGATCTCAACAGAGCCCTTCTTAGCCCCAATTCCCGGCGAGCGCTGCACAAGGCCGTACAGCTGCGCGTACTACGCCCAAGGCCGCCTGTTGCCACAACCTACCTATCGTCGCTCGCGTCGAGAGAGGAAGAGAGTTGTGGGGGGTGCAAGGAGAACGACCGGTTCCATGTGGTCCGCTTGATTTGAAGGTATGAATGTGTTCCGCATCTTCTCGTAGGAATATTTGGTCTCTAGGAACCAGTCGATTATCATTCCAGCCCAAACGAAGAAAACGGGGTCTAGAAAACGGATCCGATCCGTGATATTCTGGTTGATGACttaaaccaaacacacccttaataACTTACTGATACTGCTAAAAAGAAGTAACGCTAATGATTTTCCTGTATAACGGTTAGAGAACTTTCCTGTATAACGGTTAGAGAACTTTCCAACTCCAGCTTTTCCAACTCCAGCTACGGCTTGCACAATGCTTTAAATAAGCAAGAGTTTTGGAGATTTCAACAGAACCCAATAAAAAAAAACTTCGAGCCGCATGTAGCTAGCACAAATAGACAATACCTGcattctcctctcttttttcctcaagTTCATACTTTCCTTAGGAAAAAAATTGCAAATGTCAGGTTTCTACCATCCAAAAACGTTCAGGCCAACATAAACTGAAGATTGGCACACAGGTGAAAGTGTTAGTCTACAACTTTGAACATCCAATTTGCTTCTCTTGGGGCCACCTTGGGTCTTCCATCAACAATTTTACCTACACGTACACACTTCACACTTTGCAACTGCGTCGCTGTTTGTAGTCACCTTTCTCATCATCGTGCTTGTCACATCCACGCAGATGAGGTCGGCAGAAGATGTTTTCATTCAGGGACCACGGCACTCTCTTCATTCGAGACAGACTGATCTGAAGATAGGGGTGTGTTCCCTGCATCTACACTGGTAATAACATCAGGAGCAGGAAGAACATTTTTTCCCTCTTCCTGGCTAGGAGCATCAACATCCATGCTAGCATCGGTATTGTCCTGACCATCCAATTTGGATGAATCAACCTTGTCAATAGCTTCCACGTTGGTAACGCTGTCACCGTGCTGAGCGTTGGAGGTACTCTGTTCAACTGAAGCTCCATCGCTATCCACTTGAGCATACGGCAACGGAGGAATAGGACCTACAAGTTCTCCATCTACATCTGCGTTGTCCACATCCATCTGATCCCCATTGATTTCTTTGCTTCCTGCAGCTTCTTCATCAGTAACTCGAGTCGTCTGTCCTGATTCATCTTCAATGCCATgactcttcctctcattttcttcctcagCAGCATTGTTCTGAGCTGCAGCTTCCACCTCCTTGGCACGATTTTGAGCTGCAGCTTCCTCCTCCCTGGCACGATCTTGAGCTGCAGATTCCTCCTCCCTGGCACGATCTTGAGCTGCAGCTTCCTCCTCCTTGGCACGATCTTGAGCTGCAGATTCCTCCTTGGCACGATCCTGAGCTGCAGCTTCCTCCTCCTTAGCATGTTGAGCTGCAGCTTCCTCCTCCTTAGCACGTTGAGCTGCAGCTTCCTCCTCCTTGGCACGGTTTTCTGCCTCTATTGCCTCCTTCTGTAGGTTAAGTAGCCTCTTGTGCTCCTCAAGTTGTTCTTGGATGCTCTGGTAACCAGACAACAGATCACCATAGCGGCTTTGGAGAGTCCGTTCTAATGCCTTCTGTTTATTCACTTCTTCAGCCAAATTTCTCACACGGTAAGCACTAGCCATCTGTTCTTGTTTCTGCAACTCTTGGAAGCATTCATGTTCTGTTGCTGCAGTATTCATCTGCTTGAAGGTGTCCTGGATCTGTGAGCCCAATTTTGCAGCCCGCGCCTAACATATCAAATAGCAAGGGAAGCAAACCATCAGCATTGCAAATCAACATGGAAAAGCAAGAAACAATATGAAATCATCATCACACGGTACTGTTTCAGAAGAACTAATTCAGTATATCGAATGAAAAGCAAAAACAGAAGCGATCACTACAGTGGTGTATCTCTTTGCAAATTACGCAAGTTCTGTTTCGGGCAACAGGATAATCTTTCAAACTGTGGATTGGCTTGCACATAATGCATTTTTAAATGACAGCGAACATCAATGAGGCAAATGTTAGAGAGGCGTCCTTAAACTAACTAAAGAGAAGCATTTAGCATAGCCAGACTGTATAAAATGATTGCCTGAAGGGAAGTTAAAAATTGATATAGGCATGCCAGAAAGAAGATGACGCATCATTCACAACTAACCTGGTAACCTTGTGTCAGCAGTTTGATCTTCTGCTCAAGCCGAGAAGCTTTCTTTGCTTCGTCATCCATTCTCTTCTTCACCatttcaaactcatgttgcaaggcAGAAATTTTATCAGCATTTCCAGCAACACTAGCAAGACCATAGCTGTTGTTAGTAGGGAAATACATAAGGTCCTCTTGGCATGCATCATGTGacttcacaaaatcctcaaaagcTCCATTTTCATGGCCCATGGCCACACGAAGATATTGAATCTCTTCCTCAACCATAGAACTTGCCTGTCGACAAAGAAATTAAGCGGTTTAAAAAACTTCTCCATGATTACATTAAACTATATGAGGCAAATAGGATTGACACAAATAACAGTAATAAAAAACATAAACGTGTAAATAAGGATTTGGCAAGAAATGAACTCTGTATACAGTTAAACGAAAAGGATCAGATGGCTATATGGGATTACTACATTGAGAAAGTGTTTCAGTAATTCAATATATGTGTATCTGAGTTCATATGCAGAAAGAATACACATCTCAAACTTTGTCAATACTATTGGTTAGAAATACTGCACAATACTACACACTCTGCAGTGTGTGAGGCCATGTGCCCATGGGCATAACATAACAATTCTAACTAACACATAACTTGTAGACGATAACACCCTTTACACCTCAGAGGGGCactataaaaatatgtttttcccTCCCTTGCAATCTCCACCCTCCAGGATGGTATTCAATGCCAATGGATAAACTATAGCAAACATTGGCAATAAGAAGTAACATCACAAGGTTAGTACAGGAATAGTTTAGACCTGCTGCTCTCATATGGGTGCTATATACCGTATTACTGTGTTATACTCACAAGGTACATATGGTTATGAACCAACAGCAAGTAAATATTAATGTACCTGATACTATACGAGATACGGAATATACGTTATCAGTAAAATGGATACAGCTCAACGTCAAacacttcctccgtttctaaatataagtcttttttagagatttcaataccagacagatgtatatagacatattttagagtgtagattcactcagttTGCTGTGTATGTAGTCCcttattgaaatctctaaaaagcctTATatctaggaacggagggagtacgaaTAATAAAAGAAGGGCGGAAAAGAAGCATACCTCTTTTAGTTCATGCTCATCGAAACCTTCGATTTCAGGGACGAAAGAAGCTCCGTTTGCCTGACGCTTGCtccctttctttttctctttttgagTTGGTTCATCAAGTGGATACTTAGCATTATCATGCTCAAGGAGCCTAAGGAGCTCCTCATTTATTAGTTCATCAGCTTGTTCAAGTGATGTAGGAGGCACAAAGGTACTTCTGCTTTCACCACCTTTAATCAGAGATTGCCGGAGAATCTCCACTGAAGCAGCAGGTGGCCTAGGCAAACTCCTCTGCAACACTTTGGACCTCTTTCTGAGCAATGCTTcctgccttgcttgttcctcggcCCTTTCTCGTGCTAACCTGTCTGACATATCCTCTTCAATTTtctcttcagattcttcattctcCTCTGTAATAGGTGGCATAACTATCTGGTACTCATTCTTAGGCTGTGGAATAGAAGCAAAACCAGATCGCAGACCTTTTCTTAACTCTGCTTGCCTACGAAGCTCTAGCTGTGCGCTGTCTTGCATTTCCACCTCTTCATTTATGTGAAGCTCATCCCTGAAAGGGGTCGCTTTTGGAGTTAACCCAAAGGAATTTCCATCTCTGGATGGTGTCATACCAATCCTTGGGGTAACACCAGGGCCAGGGCTAGCCAGAGGTGTTGCCATGGGATTTGGAGTCTGTATCTCTTTCTTACGTGGTGTAACGCCAGAGAAATCTGATGGATGAAGCTCCGGGTTATCGCCTCCTAAAAGAGGTGTTTGTGATTCCCTTAGACGTGCAAGATTCTCTGCCTCCATCATAATAGCATCACCTTTCCCACCTGGCGTTCGTTGCGGCGTTCGCAATGGTGTCATACCAAGCCTTGGAGTCTGGGAATAATTTGCAAGCAGTGTCCTGGTAGCAGTACTTCCTTCACCAAGCTCCTCGGCTAGAGCAGGATCGCCGGCATTGCCCATCTTAGCAATCTCCTCTAATTCAATATCAGAAATTTGGGGTGGTGGAAGCATTAGTTTGGACCTTCTTGTGACAGCTTCTGGGTCATTGAGTTTATTTGCTTGCATTATTGCGGCAGGGGCATCCTGCCTCTGCAGAATCTTGTTCTTTGCAATGTCTTGCTTTCTTAACTGAGCCTCTACATCCACTCTTCTCCTTCCTTCGAGCTCCTCAATGGTAGTTGGAAACTGCACATGCTCAAGTGGCCTGTCCTCACCCACTGTATCATAAAAGCCTGGAGGGGGTCTCTTTTCAAAAGGGATCTCGGCATTATAGTCAATTCCCTTTCTCTTCCTTTTCTTGTGCCGGTTATCAATACCAGCTGCCTTCAGTTCTCTCCTTTTTTGCAGTGATGCAAGCCGCCTTGCCTCTTCAAGTTGTTTTTCTCTTGCCTTCCGTTTTGCCTTTTTACCCCTGGTGTTAGCCAAGCGAGCCCTTGCCTCAGAAAGCATTTCCTTTTCATCTTCGTCCATGTCAACAGGATCCGGACGTGCAGGTTTTGACTCGGGGTTTGGATCAATCTCCCCAGGTCGCAACTTTCTTGGGTCATCGTTAGGCTCATAATTCTCATCCTTTGCACAGGCAGCATCAAGCAATTTTTCATAACGCTCGAGGCACTGGGATGGTGTTCGACCTACAATAGGTGCAATAGTCCTCCATTGAGTAGGCATGAGCTTGGCAAGATGGAGCagcttctcatcctcttcccttgTCCACTCAGTCTAGAGTCAATACACACGGGGTTAGTTAAGTGATATAAACGACAAATATATTATTCCAAAGATAACTGAAAACAGAAAATGGGGCAGATCTATGTCATAATAAAGCAGATAACCAACTAAAAGAAGTGTGCAGCATTATATGACAGGTAAAGATTGACGGTGATTTTGGACAAGTCAATTCAATTAGCATGTAAATCACATAAACTAAAATACAGTTCAGTTAGGTTTACTAGACGCTTAAGTTCTAGAATTGGATGACAATGTTAATGAAGCATTAAACATCCAATTCAGAATTCTCAACAAAGGTTTATTAACTATagtttttttttgggggggggggggggggggatctgtTCTATAGCTTTAACAAGCTAGGTTCATATTTCAATGATATCACAGGAAAGGCGTAAACAGCATAACATCATGCAAGGCATAAAATATTCATAACCAGAATAAGTAAATGACGCCAACATGAAGATGACATTACGTGTTCATTGTATTACTTTTTCTAAGAAGAAGAATAGACTACACAAAGACAATAACATGCATGTCACAATCAGTGCATAGGATTTTAGCATGGTATGGCAGGAAGAAAGAATAATATAACCTCAAAACCAATCTATAGGTTGTTAAATACTATTAGACATTTCCAAAACATGTAGGGCAATTTAAAGGGGAAAGTGTACACTAGATACTAGTAGAAACCGATTAGCATTCCCTCAAAAGTCAAAACTGTAAACGGTGTAGCATTTTCAAAAAAGCACATGATAATCAAGGTTCCTCTAATTTCTACTTACTCCATTATCACAATCACAGATCCTCTAGAATAATCCTTTCATAACGGCATCCAATCGCAAATCAATCGCTAACAAAACACTAGAATCACAAAATTTAAGAGGGTTAGGGCGGCATTATCACCTTCTTGATGGAGGGGTCGAGCCACTCATACCAGCGGGCCTTGCACTGCTTGGCGGACTTGCGGACGAGCAGCGAGGAGATGCGCGCCCACTGGTTCTTGCCGTACTTCATGACGGCCGCCTTGAGGATCTCGTCCTCGGTGTTCTTCCACACCCCGCCCTTGATCATGATCCTCATCTTGCCTCACCCCCTTGCCGCCTCGCCCGGCCTCCTAGATCCCTTCTCCTCCGTAGAGGGCCTCCGGGGTTCCGCTTCCGCCGCACCCCCCGCCGGGCGGCTCCGGCGCGACCTGGTCCctcctagggtttgaggggggcaGGTCTAGGGTTTGGTAGGCGCAGGAGGGGCGGGCCGACGGACGGGGCGGCACCGACAGAGGGCTGTGCGGCGCTGCTGGGCGAAGGCGAGGTGCGGGCTGCGGCGGCCGGCAGCGAAGGCGGACCTGGCCGGTGAGGGCGAAGGAGAGGGGCCGGAGACGGTGCGTGGTCGCTGCCGCGCGGGGGAGGGTCAGTGGCAAGCGGGCTGGGACAGGAGGTCGATGCGCGCCGGCAAGGCCGTGGGGCGAGCGGCAGAGGACCGGGCTCGGGCCGCCGGCGGGCGGCGATGCGGTGTTGTGGCGGCGTGGTGTGGCCTGCGGCGGCGGGGACGGGACAAGGAGTGAGATTGAACGGTTAGCAGGCCAAGTAATTAAAtgggctgggctgggctgggctgAGGCGGTGCAGGTCGGTTTTCCGGCTAACCGACGATAATAAAAGAATAGACCGACAATACAGTTATCTCCTCTCCACTAATCTCTCTCTAATAATAAAAGGACTATTGCTTCTGTGGTCCGTTCAGTCGCCATCGTTTTTGCAGAAAGGTCCCTATGGTTTTTAAGAATTTAACCCGCGGTCTCTTCTTAAGTGGATCTGAAAAACGTTTCGTTTCTACACAACAACCCCTACATTTGCAAGAATTCACCCTGCGGTCCTTTGTTTATCTTATCCACGCGCAGGTGAGGCACAGGAGACGTGCTCAGGCGGGGCGAAGGGCAAGAAGGGCGCGGTGTCCCGCTCGGTCAAGGCCGGCCTCCAtctgcccgtcgccgtcgccgtggtAGGACGGGAGGAGGGAGCCCGCCTCCTTCTGGCCGTCGTCGCCGTGGTAGGACGGCATGGACGCCTCCGGCACCGTCGCGAAGGGAAAGAAAGGCGCCGCCGGGTGCAAGGTCGGCGGGCCATGGAAGAAGTCGGTGTCCCACTCGGTCAAGGCCGGCCTCCAGTTCCCCGTCGGCCACATCGGGCGGTACCTCAAGAAGGGTCGCTACGCGCAGCGCCTCGGCACGGGTGCCCCCGTCTACCTCGCTGCCATCCTCGAGTACCTCGTCGCCGAGCTGCTGGAGCTTGCCGGGAACGCCGCCAAGGACAACAAGAAGAGCCGCATCATCCCCCGCCACCTGCTGCTCGCTGTCAGGAATGACGAGGAGCTCGGCAAGCTGCTGGCCGACGTCACCATCGCGCACGGCGGCGTGGTCCCCAACATTAACACGGTGCTGCTCCCCAAGAGGACCGTGGAGAAGGAGGGCAAGGCGCACAAGTCGCCCAAGAAGGCCGCCACGCCGAAGAAGGCCTGAGGGAGATGCGTTCTGTGTCGTTTAGGCTGTGTGCAGTGTAGTGTTCTTCTGAATCTGAATAGGGGTGTGAGGTCGTTCGGTTAGTTGTTGATGTACCTTTTGTTGTGATGGAAGGAATTCAGAAATCTCTTTTGAGTTCCCAAATATGCACAGGAGATTTGCATCTATGACGCGCGACCTGTTGCCCGTGCCGTTGAAATTGGCAAAACGAATTTTGACAGCCTGCAGTTGTTCGGCTCATGCTTGCAGATTCAGTTTACTGCTCCATTTTTGCGGTTGTATTTACAAAATACATGGCCGCTGTCTATATGCCCAAAAGTCCACCGGTACTAAACATGGCATGGAAAGTTAAGTCTCTTCCCGATCAACTTGCAGTAGAGTTGCAGGGTAAAAACTGTATAAGCTACAATTTCTATACAGTGTAAATTCAGTACAATGACAGTGTAAATCTATAAAAATTTAGATTAGAGTTACACGGTAATTAAGGTAGATTTTCTGAGTGttttctctccctaataatacagGGGTtgttgcttctgtcgtccgtccgaTCGTCGTTGTTTTTGCAGAAAGGTCCCTATGATTTTTGAGAATTTATCCCGCGGTCCCTTCTTAAGTGGATCTGAAAAACGTTTCGTTTCTACACAACAACCCCTACATTTGTAAGAATTTACCCTGCGGTCCTTTGTTTATCTTATCCACGCGCAGGTGAGGCGCAAGAGACGTGCTCAGGCGGGGGGGAGGGAGGACGGCTCCATTtgcccatcgccgtcgtcgtggTAGGACGGAAGGAGGGAGCCCGCCTCCttctggtcgtcgtcgtcgtcgtgcttCGGCGGGAAGAGGGAGGTTGCCTTCATCTGGGCACCGTCGGCGTTGTGCTCGGGCGGGAGGAGGGAGGCCACCTCCATCTCGCCATCGCAGGCGCCATGCTCGGGCCACGAGGAGGCAGGGCAGCGCTAGAGGAGGGAGGCGGGATCCATCTGGCCGCTGTCGGTCGCGGTGTTCGAGCAGAAGGAGGGAGGCCGCCTCCATCTGGCTGCGGTTGGCGCCGTGCTCGAGCGGGAGGAGGGAGGCCACCTCCATCTAGACGTCGGCGGCGGCGTCCACGTGGAGGAGTTGTCACCAATCGCTTGTCGTTTCCCCGCGCCGCACAAGATCTGCCATGGCCGCCTCGAGTTCGTCTGGAAGAAGATGCTCGCTCGCGGTGACCCCCTGCAGTTGTCCGCCAGTTGGGCCGCGCTTGTGGAATCAGCTCGGTTGACGCACTCGGGCTTCTCGGAGCGAGCACCTTGAGCGATTTTGTGGTTTGATTCAAGAATTTGTGGCATACTATGGTCATTGCAATTGTGTTTTTGTGGTAATTGAGCAGCTTTGTGATGTAGTTGGAGTTTGAACCAATGATACTGACGCCCATTGTCTATCTGTAGGTGTGACATTTTCTCGATGTACCTATCCTCTCGATGAACATGTGCTATTGCTGGTGTTTTTGGTTGTGAAAAAACTTTCATTAGTTGGACACTTTCATTATGAAGTGATCACTTTACTATCATGTTGTCATAGCTGCATAAACATCTTCTTCAGTAATATTTTCATGGTGCCATCTCTATACCACCACTGAGTTTCAAAATCTCCACAATACTACTATAATTTTGAAGTTGTGGTTTATGTGGGATGTGGTGAAATAGGAAATCAAATGACCGAGTTCTCATGGATTTCTTCCAATCGACAATGACATTGACCAATGAATGTGAAGAGTGAGCCTCTCCAAGGGTGGCCCTTCTCTTCTCCCCGAGATTGATGTGGTTGTGGCATGCTTGCTCTTCACGTGTATGTGCTTGTTGTGTTTACTTGCATCTAATGAAAATTTGCACATTTAGCTTTATCATAGAAGTTTAGTAAAATCGAATATAAAAAATGATGTACAATGATACATGAATCGATTATGCTTTTtttacccggtgcaacgcacgggcatttgtgctagtaataataaagcgcggagcgctTCTGTCGTTCGTCGCggcttttttgcaaaaaagtCCCTATTGTTTTAGATAATTAACCCGCAGTCTTTCTATAAATCGGATCGAACCGTTTTTTACTTTTTACAAAAAAACCTGCATTTAATCCGAACTAACCCGCGGTCCCTACATCATCAGTACCAAGAAGATGGTGCCGGTCGCTGTCGCGGCCAGGTACgccggcccggcgttctccgtcgcGGCGCCAGAGCCGAGCTCCCTTCCCCTCCCGGGCTTCGTCTTCCGGCGCGCGGAGGAGGAAGCCGCCCGCGGCCTCCGCTGCCTGCTCCGCATCGGCGAGCTCTCAAGATACCCGCTCCCCCTACAGCAGCGTGTGCGCCTCCTTTGCGGCCGCGCCGTTCTGCTCTCTGCTTCCTCCTCTCCCAAGACTCTCATCTCATCTCCATGGAAGAAACAAGGACCCACGTATTCCACTATGCTCTCAATGGGCGACGCCGCCTTCCTGGCCGTCTCCGTCTCCAGGAACCTTCCAGCCCAGGCGGCCAGGCGTGGGGTCCTGCCAGCGTCGATGACCATCACGCCGAACATCTCGCGCAACGCCTCGAACCAGAAGAGGTGGCACCCGAGCGCGAGGTCGAGGTAcccgacggagtcgccggcgaagAAGGCCTTGCCGCCAGAGCAAGCGTCGAAGGCGTCCTCCAAGGGCCTGACCGCCGCGAGCGCGGCGTCGAGCCTCTCCGCTCGCTCCTCCTCGGTGGTCGCGCGCTGGATGCCTAGCATCGCGGAGACCACCTTGTCGTCGACGTAG
This region includes:
- the LOC123452820 gene encoding cell division cycle 5-like protein, yielding MRIMIKGGVWKNTEDEILKAAVMKYGKNQWARISSLLVRKSAKQCKARWYEWLDPSIKKTEWTREEDEKLLHLAKLMPTQWRTIAPIVGRTPSQCLERYEKLLDAACAKDENYEPNDDPRKLRPGEIDPNPESKPARPDPVDMDEDEKEMLSEARARLANTRGKKAKRKAREKQLEEARRLASLQKRRELKAAGIDNRHKKRKRKGIDYNAEIPFEKRPPPGFYDTVGEDRPLEHVQFPTTIEELEGRRRVDVEAQLRKQDIAKNKILQRQDAPAAIMQANKLNDPEAVTRRSKLMLPPPQISDIELEEIAKMGNAGDPALAEELGEGSTATRTLLANYSQTPRLGMTPLRTPQRTPGGKGDAIMMEAENLARLRESQTPLLGGDNPELHPSDFSGVTPRKKEIQTPNPMATPLASPGPGVTPRIGMTPSRDGNSFGLTPKATPFRDELHINEEVEMQDSAQLELRRQAELRKGLRSGFASIPQPKNEYQIVMPPITEENEESEEKIEEDMSDRLARERAEEQARQEALLRKRSKVLQRSLPRPPAASVEILRQSLIKGGESRSTFVPPTSLEQADELINEELLRLLEHDNAKYPLDEPTQKEKKKGSKRQANGASFVPEIEGFDEHELKEASSMVEEEIQYLRVAMGHENGAFEDFVKSHDACQEDLMYFPTNNSYGLASVAGNADKISALQHEFEMVKKRMDDEAKKASRLEQKIKLLTQGYQARAAKLGSQIQDTFKQMNTAATEHECFQELQKQEQMASAYRVRNLAEEVNKQKALERTLQSRYGDLLSGYQSIQEQLEEHKRLLNLQKEAIEAENRAKEEEAAAQRAKEEEAAAQHAKEEEAAAQDRAKEESAAQDRAKEEEAAAQDRAREEESAAQDRAREEEAAAQNRAKEVEAAAQNNAAEEENERKSHGIEDESGQTTRVTDEEAAGSKEINGDQMDVDNADVDGELVGPIPPLPYAQVDSDGASVEQSTSNAQHGDSVTNVEAIDKVDSSKLDGQDNTDASMDVDAPSQEEGKNVLPAPDVITSVDAGNTPLSSDQSVSNEESAVVPE
- the LOC123452822 gene encoding probable histone H2A.5: MDASGTVAKGKKGAAGCKVGGPWKKSVSHSVKAGLQFPVGHIGRYLKKGRYAQRLGTGAPVYLAAILEYLVAELLELAGNAAKDNKKSRIIPRHLLLAVRNDEELGKLLADVTIAHGGVVPNINTVLLPKRTVEKEGKAHKSPKKAATPKKA